In one Oryza glaberrima chromosome 2, OglaRS2, whole genome shotgun sequence genomic region, the following are encoded:
- the LOC127764617 gene encoding uncharacterized protein LOC127764617: MVEASNPTQDMIDITGHVVHDDVSYDKDVLEIKLPDTVVTSDYGGNFVKDVCIDEGVLPHRKISAEKKLDEKSPPNFDFLMIDTNSDLTYGGKGDAKKYAHGQKPKTVLLPVGFAADDNTEKQCDLESRDTASDISEKKISLHELLKLESAEESKERLKLESAEESQTQHQSTTSAINEKNMPPVHEEAIAQVSTNDCNDVATASKTDELITSNVSSINNTNGSSATISDRHDATAALDKPMSTAETTDGLIGSKEFNEVGTAEAMPDALTSSSSSEVQPSEKSNDHPESFTSEPIADPQDENAVATSSSPHVVESSDANRQMNNKNSDNDGATDVHDFNQTDSESCADATNNGRISTSSTDAQKDSTHVDELDVPDNNAKGKSLIGNGYPLEPCSLGPSIMCNPVSTSGHIGNISIRSDSSTTSTRSFAFPVLQWDWNSSPVRMARAERRRNKRRRGWNKGFLCWKF, encoded by the exons ATGGTAGAAGCCTCAAATCCAACACAAGATATGATAGATATAACTGGACATGTAGTACATGATGATGTTTCTTACGACAAGGATGTTTTGGAGATAAAATTGCCAGATACTGTTGTTACTTCTGATTATGGTGGCAATTTTGTCAAGGATGTCTGCATCGATGAAGGAGTACTTCCGCATCGGAAAATTTCAGCAGAAAAAAAGTTAGATGAGAAGTCACCACCAAATTTTGATTTCCTAATGATAGACACGAATAGTGATCTAACATATGGGGGGAAAGGTGATGCTAAAAAATATGCACATGGACAGAAACCAAAAACTGTTCTCCTACCTGTTGGATTCGCTGCTGACGATAACACGGAGAAACAATGTGATCTTGAAAGCAGGGATACTGCTAGTGATATCAGTGAGAAGAAAATAAGTTTGCATGAGTTACTTAAGCTTGAAAGTGCAGAAGAATCCAAGGAAAGACTTAAACTTGAAAGTGCAGAAGAATCCCAGACCCAGCATCAAAGCACAACTTCTGcaataaatgaaaaaaacatgCCCCCTGTTCATGAAGAGGCTATTGCACAG GTTTCCACAAATGACTGCAATGATGTTGCAACTGCATCAAAAACTGATGAACTTATTACTAGCAACGTATCAAGTATCAATAACACCAACGGTTCATCAGCAACAATATCTGACAGACATGATGCAACCGCAGCATTAGATAAACCCATGTCCACTGCTGAGACTACTGACGGTTTAATTGGCTCCAAAGAATTTAACGAAGTTGGAACAGCAGAAGCCATGCCTGATGCTCTGACATCAAGTAGTTCTTCAGAAGTCCAACCATCCGAAAAGAGCAACGACCACCCCGAAAGCTTCACCAGCGAGCCGATAGCGGATCCACAGGATGAAAATGCAGTGGCCACATCCTCATCACCTCATGTTGTAGAGTCCAGTGATGCAAATAGGCAGATGAACAACAAGAACTCTGACAACGATGGTGCTACTGATGTGCATGATTTCAACCAGACAGATTCAGAGAGCTGCGCAGACGCAACAAACAACGGCAGAATTAGCACGAGTTCTACCGATGCGCAAAAGGATTCCACTCATGTGGATGAACTAGATGTGCCTGATAATAATGCAAAGGGAAAATCTCTGATTGGCAATGGGTATCCCCTTGAGCCATGCTCTCTTGGGCCTAGCATCATGTGCAACCCAGTGTCGACCTCTGGTCACATTGGCAACATCTCCATCCGGTCAGATAGTAGCACGACAAGCACCCGGTCCTTCGCATTTCCAGT GTTACAGTGGGATTGGAACAGCAGCCCGGTGAGGATGGCGAGAGCGGAGCGGAGGCGAAACAAGCGGCGCCGTGGCTGGAATAAGGGCTTCCTCTGCTGGAAATTCTGA